CCCGGCTCGCGGGCGCGTACCTCGATGCGGCGCACGAAACCGTCGGCGTCGGGAGCGGTCGAGATCTGGATGCGGTCGCCGTAGCGCAGGTAGAGATCGACCGCACTGGTGAGGTCAATCGCCGGTACGTCCACCGGGACGGATATGGCCTCGAGCGCGCGCGCGGCCGGACTCGAGGCCGCGAGCAGCACGACGACGAGCAGCACCGCCTGAATCGCGCCTGCGATCCCGCGTCCGACCTGCCCCCCGCGTGTTGAACTCATCCGGAATCCGTCTGTCGAGTTCGATCCCATGCGGCTGCGGACCGCCACCCCCGTCGCCTCGCCGCAACCGGTCCGGAACAGCACACAAGACCGCTCTAGCGCGCCATCGGACGCAGATCTTCACTCAGCATCGCGTAGAGGAGGTGGTCCTGCCACATGCCGTTGATGCGCAGATACCGCCGGGCGAACCCTTCACGCGTAAAACCGACTTTTTCAAGGAGCCGTATAGACGCCGTGTTCGTCGGAAGGCAAGCCGCTTCCAGCCGGTGCAGCCGGAGCTGGTCGAAGACGAATCCGAGGCAGGCCGACACCGCTGCGGTCATGTGGCCCTGACGCGCGAACGGCTCGCCGATCCAGTAGCCGAGCGAGGCGGACTGGGTGACGCCACGGCGCACGTTGGAGAGGGTCAGGCCGCCGATCAGCACGTGGTCGCTGCTGCGAAAGACGAAGAAGGGATAGGCGGCATCGTCGCGGATATCCTGCATATAGCGGCGGATCCGCCGCCGGAAGGCCGATCTGGTCAGGTCGTCGAGCGGCCAGGTCGGCTCCCAGGGCGTCAGGAACGGCCGGCTCTCCTCCCTGAGCGCCGCCCAGGCGGCATGGTCGGACATCTGCGGCGTCCTCAGAAAGACGCCGTTGCCATGAATCGCCGGCCCCGTATCCGCGCTTGCCGAACGCAGGAAGACCATGTGAAGAACCGCCGAGTTCAAGCCGCCGGGCGCGCGGCCATCCTCAATCTTGCACGTATATCGGCCGCCGATTCAAGCCGTGCGACTGGTCCGACCGCGGCAAGGGCTGGCATGTCTGTCCAGATGATGGAGGCAAGCATGGCGCGCACGGCGGCTGCATCGACGGCGTCGATACGGGAGACGAGTTCGGCCATCGGCACGACCCGGCCGAGGAACAGCATCTGGCGGGCGATCTGCTCGGCCCTGACCGCGCAGCTCTCCAGGCTCATCAGCAGTCCAGCCTTGGCCTGTGCCCGAGCGCGGGAGACCTCGTCCTCGTCGATCTCGTCGATCGCCCGGACGATCTC
The nucleotide sequence above comes from Tepidamorphus gemmatus. Encoded proteins:
- a CDS encoding GNAT family N-acetyltransferase, whose translation is MVFLRSASADTGPAIHGNGVFLRTPQMSDHAAWAALREESRPFLTPWEPTWPLDDLTRSAFRRRIRRYMQDIRDDAAYPFFVFRSSDHVLIGGLTLSNVRRGVTQSASLGYWIGEPFARQGHMTAAVSACLGFVFDQLRLHRLEAACLPTNTASIRLLEKVGFTREGFARRYLRINGMWQDHLLYAMLSEDLRPMAR